Proteins encoded in a region of the Neodiprion virginianus isolate iyNeoVirg1 chromosome 2, iyNeoVirg1.1, whole genome shotgun sequence genome:
- the LOC124297408 gene encoding uncharacterized protein LOC124297408 isoform X3, with the protein MAATAKHDLRQKFPTDSTGEEDIAAIAKQISDHAEAIYQTWKSRGLAPTEILNCHSNATAADKFDSVLTPGVQNNQNKNPPTAAELLAQAPTLDNNKLEKLVNNFVVEDKARLAASRQKSPSKVLPSSIQFALQKFERNSSTSQSSPVKIATAATTPAVKPLQVQPKSGSASPSPSPAPYANKPAEITRPQASPSTKSTPAHHNEVFLETIETTFPADLTPARIVVQQKRPSSVVSCRVQDRALGNGSTGSTAANMSGLTTWPLKNKISNGEAKRGAKTSAKVFESGNRAAVSVADEKSPKSPPRESASIIPDAVPILGDSNAKNCLADEVAREEERLINALMTGVIIPEEHLEPRPVEHHAVAKQKPAIKKEKPKVDPIKPIILAHSSSLAASGIGVPVQANATLEPKSLSKDDLSTMSMVDYAKVRYRAAQQNPPTQKRLEEQRNAGSLNNNAGHPLHHHHHHHHHHHHHRRSMNNNNNNENTNNNNNNNTISSKDDIDGAAANHAEQLVSAARTKFEPAAQGKDVDGGKERDVEDAKDRESKDEKDLASTSRWGPRVGTPSRPRLEQLVPHPELTTQQRQHIRAAATGTGNNPVRPFLTRGSVAERVLIFEKCPSELLLDKRGPRQPAIVTWRTGHEVQSKAQTYAREKTQTQKNLPPHTTLQRHVKANRNVHIPRFYFPGGKPIPTSQLDATLVRISAAFQSLPGHRAAKTQFHIITKACDCPLYWKVPLFLASGGDKNAYVDQNMFLEFWKEWSNSYHDAASRFVRMTTRGLRDSIIPEDLIPLVQDVVETHPGLTFLKEATEFHSRYVHTVVARIFYSVNRSWSGKISVSELRRSNLLAVISVLEHEEDINHVTAYFSYEHFYVIYCKFWELDRDHDLFIDKLDLTRHNDNALSTRMIERIFSGAVTRGGVRTSGSQHIQQYHKHNHDLHDDENDEHHNYQQSLQQPGENKMSYTEFVWFLLSEEDKNHPTAIEYWFRCWI; encoded by the exons ATGGCGGCAACAGCCAAACACGATCTGAGACAAAAGTTTCCGACGGATTCAACGGGCGAGGAGGACATAGCGGCGATAGCAAAGCAGATAAGCGACCACGCCGAGGCGATTTACCAGACCTGGAAGAGCCGCGGTCTTGCACCAACCGAGATTCTCAATTGTCACAGCAACGCTACCGCCGCTGATAAGTTCGACTCGGTCCTGACGCCCGGGGTGCAGAATAACCAGAATAAGAATCCCCCAACAGCCGCTGAGCTGCTGGCCCAGGCTCCGACCTTGGACAATAACAAGCTTGAAAAATTGGTCAACAACTTCGTCGTGGAGGACAAGGCGAGGCTGGCTGCCTCACGGCAGAAATCACCGTCTAAGGTGCTGCCCTCCTCGATTCAGTTCGCACTCCAGAAGTTCGAACGCAACAGTTCCACGTCCCAATCATCGCCCGTCAAGATTGCAACCGCAGCGACCACGCCGGCCGTCAAACCTCTTCAGGTTCAGCCGAAGAGCGGCTCCgcgtcgccgtccccgtcgcccGCACCCTACGCTAACAAACCCGCGGAGATAACGCGGCCGCAGGCATCGCCGAGCACAAAATCAACCCCGGCACATCACAATGAGGTTTTCCTCGAGACCATCGAGACGACATTTCCGGCAGATTTGACGCCCGCTAGGATCGTCGTCCAGCAGAAGAGGCCGTCCAGCGTAGTGTCCTGCAGGGTGCAGGACCGAGCCTTGGGCAACGGATCGACCGGCTCAACCGCGGCCAACATGTCGGGACTCACCACCTGGCcgttgaagaataaaatttcgaacgGCGAGGCGAAGAGGGGTGCGAAGACCTCCGCCAAGGTCTTCGAAAGCGGTAATCGGGCCGCGGTCTCCGTCGCGGATGAGAAATCTCCGAAATCACCACCCAGAGAATCGGCGAGCATTATTCCGGACGCTGTTCCAATCCTCGGCGATTCCAACGCGAAGAACTGCCTCGCTGATGAGGTTGCCAGGGAGGAAGAACGGCTGATAAACGCTCTGATGACCGGCGTCATCATCCCCGAGGAACACCTCGAACCCCGGCCAGTCGAACATCATGCGGTCGCCAAGCAGAAGCCGGCCATCAAGAAGGAGAAGCCGAAGGTCGACCCGATCAAGCCAATCATCCTGGCACACAGCTCGAGTCTCGCAGCATCGGGGATCGGCGTCCCTGTCCAGGCCAACGCTACCCTGGAACCTAAGTCCCTCAGCAAGGACGACCTGTCGACAATGTCGATGGTGGATTACGCGAAGGTCAGGTACAGGGCAGCCCAGCAAAATCCACCGACTCAGAAACGGCTCGAGGAACAGCGGAACGCTGGCAGTTTGAACAACAACGCGGGTCATCCGCTCCACCatcaccaccatcaccaccatcaccatcatcaCCATCGTCGCAGTatgaacaacaacaacaacaatgaaaatacgaacaataacaacaacaacaacaccaTCAGCAGCAAGGACGACATTGACGGTGCGGCGGCGAACCATGCGGAACAGCTGGTTTCCGCGGCGAGGACCAAGTTCGAACCTGCCGCACAGGGCAAGGATGTTGATGGCGGTAAGGAGAGGGACGTCGAGGATGCGAAGGACAGGGAGTCCAAGGACGAAAAGGACCTCGCGAGTACGTCGCGTTGGGGTCCTAGAGTCGGCACACCATCTAGGCCTCGACTTGAACAACTGGTACCTCATCCCGAGCTAACCACCCAACAGAGGCAGCACATCAGAGCCGCGGCAACCGGGACCGGAAACAACCCGGTCCGGCCATTTTTAACGAGGGGCTCGGTCGCTGAGAGAGTTCTCATATTCGAAAAATGCCCCAGCGAACTGCTACTGGACAAACGAGGACCCAGACAACCGGCTATTGTCACTTGGCGAACGGGGCACGAGGTCCAGAGCAAAGCGCAG ACTTACGCAAGGGAAAAGACACAGACGCAGAAGAACCTGCCGCCTCACACAACGCTACAGAGGCACGTTAAGGCAAATCGGAATGTACACATACCAAG ATTCTACTTTCCTGGTGGAAAACCGATACCGACGTCTCAGCTGGATGCTACGCTAGTGCGAATATCTGCCGCATTTCAGAGTCTTCCTGGACACCGAGCTGCCAAAACTCAGTTCCACATAATCACCAAG GCTTGCGACTGTCCTCTGTATTGGAAAGTGCCGCTCTTCCTTGCGTCTGGGGGTGATAAGAATGCCTACGTCGACCAGAATATGTTCTTAGAATTCTGGAAAGA ATGGTCGAACTCGTATCACGACGCAGCTAGTAGATTTGTTAGAATGACGACACGCGGACTGAGGGATTCCATTATTCCTGAGGATCTGATACCTCTGGTTCAAGACGTCGTTGAAACGCATCCTGGACTGACGTTCCTCAAGGAAGCCACCGAATTTCATTCTCGATACGTTCACACG GTTGTGgccagaattttttattccgtaaATCGAAGTTGGAGTGGAAAAATATCTGTCTCTGAGCTGAGACGAAGTAATTTACTGGCAGTGATATCGGTCCTGGAACACGAGGAGGACATTAATCACGTCACAGCGTACTTCAGCTACGAGCATTTTTACGTTATATATTGCAAGTTTTGGGAACTTGATAGAGACCATGACCTCTTTATCGACAAATTGGATCTTACAAGGCACAACGACAATG